The proteins below come from a single Nocardioides eburneiflavus genomic window:
- a CDS encoding ATP-binding protein, giving the protein MPGRSGTPFVGRRPEIERLEAVWSAVEDNRRQIVFIGGEPGVGKTRLVAEAAAALRRYGVTVLSGACREDLDIPYRPFVAILEQALDQVDPEVLRSIPSEAAAPLVRLSAKAALHWPGTASPTSGESQSRPALFDAVLRVLVAAAEQRPLALVLEDLHWAPEPTLAMLAHLVESTAGEQLLVLATRRTTAPDRTDAVTFALADLHRLDGVARIDLVGLETEDVAEYLVRAAGVPRVSARSAAPLLRDQTGGNPFFLQEYWHDLAGHGGLEAMRCATAQAPQSVQDALRRRLAGFPPDHAQVIEIAAVAGDIVDPSVLTEACDLEASVVLEGIDFCEGAGLLVADADDGRFRFAHALARQAVLDRMSSTCRAAAHARVAKALELHAGEDDPALVAQLAHHYGQARALGHADKAIHYLVLAAQQAERGIAHREAAALYERATQLHLHQGPTRVGLLLAAARCHMHGGDFPAARRIYEELCTDEDARVRLLAAIGHEDASWRPSHSGERSLALLAEALAAAGLDDDDSLRIRARASMGRAAAFTGELRRSRTIGEEALLRARRTGDEALVAHALGATLWQGLTPDLAPELLARALELQEIGARIGDGGFAGMAAFHRGGFAYTVGNQPVWSSAQRDLTELALSGGQPFFRYVAGCSRYAHRFAAGDFAGAGRIVDWLDDQFRDEFDGGTEGAWGVQQFMLRRVADGLDEVRPLVTGDESLAEHWLPGLLALYTELELWQPAARLLTHLREHFDEYRAGAQWAGVLAFATEAAVGLDDTAAAAQLRPLLAEYAGANLLAGANAAVFGSADRYLAMLDSLLGAPDADQHFERALAMDRQMGAVTHQAETLAAWSWHRTRHPETTGPPAIRLVEEARALARRIGHRRVLSRLDADAAPQEVPPTLPSGLTEREVDVLRLVAEGLSNREIGERLFISANTAANHVRSILIKTDASNRTKAAVFATEHGLL; this is encoded by the coding sequence GTGCCCGGTCGCAGCGGTACTCCGTTTGTTGGGCGGCGCCCGGAGATCGAGCGCCTCGAGGCGGTCTGGTCAGCGGTGGAGGACAACAGGCGACAGATCGTCTTCATCGGCGGGGAGCCGGGCGTCGGCAAGACCCGCCTGGTGGCTGAGGCCGCGGCCGCGCTGCGCCGGTACGGCGTCACCGTGCTTTCTGGTGCATGCCGAGAAGATCTCGACATCCCCTACAGGCCATTTGTCGCCATCCTCGAACAAGCCCTCGACCAGGTGGATCCGGAGGTCCTGCGCAGCATTCCGTCCGAGGCGGCAGCCCCGCTCGTGCGCTTGAGTGCCAAGGCGGCGTTGCATTGGCCAGGCACCGCGAGCCCGACCTCTGGCGAGAGCCAGTCTCGGCCAGCGCTGTTCGACGCGGTGTTGCGCGTCCTGGTCGCCGCGGCCGAGCAGCGACCGCTCGCACTGGTACTGGAGGATCTCCACTGGGCCCCGGAACCGACCTTGGCAATGCTCGCACACCTGGTCGAGTCCACCGCCGGGGAGCAGTTGCTGGTGTTGGCCACCCGACGGACCACCGCCCCTGACCGCACCGACGCGGTCACCTTCGCGCTGGCAGACCTGCATCGGCTCGACGGTGTGGCGCGCATCGACCTAGTCGGACTCGAGACCGAGGATGTGGCGGAGTACCTCGTTCGTGCGGCCGGGGTCCCACGCGTCTCGGCCCGGTCAGCGGCACCCCTGTTGCGGGACCAGACCGGCGGCAACCCGTTCTTCCTCCAGGAGTATTGGCACGACCTGGCAGGCCACGGAGGGCTCGAGGCGATGCGGTGCGCCACAGCCCAGGCGCCGCAGTCGGTGCAGGATGCGCTCCGTCGTCGGCTGGCCGGGTTCCCTCCCGACCACGCCCAGGTCATCGAGATTGCAGCCGTCGCCGGCGACATCGTCGACCCCTCGGTCCTCACCGAGGCCTGCGACCTCGAGGCGAGCGTCGTTCTCGAGGGGATCGACTTCTGCGAAGGCGCGGGTCTCCTGGTCGCGGACGCCGATGATGGCCGCTTCCGGTTCGCGCACGCGCTAGCCCGGCAGGCCGTGCTCGATCGGATGTCCTCCACCTGCCGCGCGGCGGCACACGCGCGAGTCGCCAAGGCACTGGAGTTGCACGCCGGGGAGGACGACCCGGCGCTAGTGGCCCAACTGGCCCACCACTACGGGCAGGCGCGTGCGCTCGGGCACGCGGACAAGGCGATCCACTATCTCGTCCTCGCCGCTCAGCAGGCCGAGCGCGGCATTGCTCACCGCGAGGCCGCGGCGCTGTACGAGCGGGCAACGCAGCTCCATTTGCACCAGGGCCCGACCAGGGTCGGGCTGCTCTTGGCCGCTGCGAGGTGCCACATGCACGGTGGTGACTTTCCGGCAGCCCGTCGCATCTACGAAGAGCTTTGCACCGACGAGGACGCCCGGGTCAGGTTGCTGGCCGCCATTGGCCACGAGGATGCCTCGTGGCGTCCCTCGCACAGCGGAGAGCGTTCGCTGGCGCTGCTCGCCGAGGCCTTGGCTGCCGCCGGGCTGGACGACGACGACTCGCTGCGCATACGAGCCCGCGCCAGCATGGGCCGGGCGGCGGCGTTCACCGGTGAACTCCGACGGTCCCGCACGATCGGTGAGGAGGCATTGCTGCGGGCTCGCAGGACGGGAGATGAAGCGCTGGTCGCCCATGCGCTCGGCGCGACCTTGTGGCAGGGCCTGACCCCGGATCTCGCTCCCGAACTGCTGGCCCGTGCCCTGGAGCTCCAGGAGATCGGGGCGCGGATCGGCGACGGTGGTTTCGCCGGGATGGCCGCCTTCCACCGCGGCGGCTTCGCCTACACCGTGGGCAACCAGCCTGTGTGGAGCAGTGCCCAGCGCGACCTGACCGAGCTCGCGCTCTCCGGCGGCCAGCCCTTCTTCCGCTACGTCGCCGGGTGCTCTCGCTACGCCCACAGGTTCGCGGCCGGCGACTTCGCGGGAGCGGGACGCATCGTCGACTGGCTGGACGACCAGTTCCGCGACGAGTTCGACGGCGGGACCGAAGGCGCCTGGGGAGTGCAGCAGTTCATGCTGCGGCGGGTAGCCGACGGTCTGGACGAGGTCCGGCCGCTCGTGACGGGAGACGAGAGCCTTGCCGAGCACTGGCTTCCGGGCCTGCTGGCGCTCTACACCGAACTCGAGTTGTGGCAGCCGGCTGCCCGACTGCTCACCCACTTGCGCGAACACTTCGACGAGTACCGCGCCGGCGCCCAGTGGGCGGGCGTGCTGGCCTTCGCGACGGAGGCCGCCGTCGGCCTGGACGACACGGCCGCGGCCGCGCAGCTGCGACCCCTGCTGGCCGAGTACGCCGGCGCCAACCTGCTGGCCGGCGCGAACGCCGCAGTCTTCGGAAGCGCCGACCGGTATCTGGCCATGCTCGACTCACTGCTGGGCGCTCCCGACGCCGACCAGCACTTCGAGCGTGCCCTCGCCATGGACCGGCAGATGGGCGCCGTCACCCACCAGGCAGAGACCCTCGCCGCCTGGAGTTGGCACCGGACCAGACACCCGGAGACGACCGGCCCGCCAGCCATACGGCTCGTCGAAGAAGCGCGAGCCTTGGCCCGGCGAATCGGCCACCGCCGCGTCCTTAGCAGACTTGACGCCGACGCTGCACCGCAGGAAGTGCCGCCGACGCTGCCCAGCGGCCTGACCGAGCGGGAAGTCGACGTACTCCGCCTGGTCGCCGAGGGCCTGTCCAATCGGGAGATCGGCGAACGCCTATTCATAAGTGCCAATACGGCGGCCAACCACGTGCGCAGCATCCTGATCAAGACCGACGCATCCAATCGCACCAAGGCAGCGGTCTTCGCCACTGAGCACGGATTGCTGTAG
- a CDS encoding DUF4242 domain-containing protein: MPVFMVERQFADQLEAAPGAFDGINRVNDDSGVRWLSSFLSADKRKTFCLYEADDVEAIRTAAVRAGIPADAIVELSGTIAPDGTFAPL; this comes from the coding sequence ATGCCGGTCTTCATGGTGGAGCGTCAGTTCGCGGACCAACTGGAGGCAGCACCCGGCGCCTTCGACGGGATCAACCGAGTCAACGACGACTCCGGTGTGCGCTGGCTCAGCTCGTTCCTGTCCGCGGACAAGCGCAAGACGTTCTGCCTCTACGAGGCCGACGACGTCGAGGCGATCCGGACCGCGGCGGTGCGCGCCGGCATCCCGGCCGACGCGATCGTGGAGCTGTCCGGCACCATCGCGCCGGACGGCACTTTCGCGCCGCTGTAG
- a CDS encoding site-specific integrase: protein MPQGLTDTDGERIAAAIAAARTESTRRVYAGVWSRWERWCASRGVAVLPSDPLAVCAYLTEQAADGRAMGTLDLICTVIRHVHRMCDLHNPTDALAVHQVRRGLRRTYGSAPRRLARPLSVEEIHQIVDGIDRATPIGIRDAAMILLGYASALRRSELVALTLGDIEDKPAGLLLHIRRSKTDPDGHGAVVGVAHGQRAATDPVAALNAWRGIRGAAPGPVFTRIWGSTISLQALTGHVPARMLRARAEAAGLDGTRITAHSMRAGHATTAALAGVPLDRIAAQTRHKDIGVLVNRYIRPLEALAATSSKDLGL, encoded by the coding sequence ATGCCGCAGGGGTTGACCGACACCGACGGCGAACGCATCGCTGCCGCCATCGCTGCGGCGCGCACCGAGTCGACCCGCCGTGTCTACGCCGGGGTCTGGAGCCGCTGGGAGCGCTGGTGTGCCAGCCGCGGCGTCGCGGTCCTCCCGAGTGACCCGCTCGCGGTCTGCGCCTACCTCACCGAGCAGGCCGCCGACGGCCGCGCGATGGGCACCCTCGATCTCATCTGCACGGTGATCCGCCATGTCCACCGCATGTGCGACCTGCACAACCCCACCGACGCCCTTGCCGTCCACCAGGTACGCCGCGGCCTGCGCCGCACCTACGGCTCGGCGCCCCGGCGCCTGGCCCGACCCTTGTCGGTCGAGGAGATCCACCAGATCGTCGACGGCATCGACCGCGCCACCCCGATCGGCATCCGCGACGCCGCGATGATCCTGCTCGGGTACGCCTCCGCGCTGCGCCGCTCCGAGCTCGTCGCGCTCACCCTCGGTGACATCGAGGACAAGCCCGCCGGCCTGTTGCTCCACATCCGACGGTCCAAGACCGATCCCGACGGCCACGGCGCGGTGGTCGGCGTCGCCCACGGACAGCGCGCCGCCACCGACCCCGTCGCAGCCCTCAACGCCTGGCGCGGCATTCGAGGCGCAGCCCCCGGTCCGGTGTTCACCCGCATCTGGGGGAGCACCATCAGCCTCCAGGCACTCACCGGACACGTCCCCGCCCGAATGCTCCGCGCCCGAGCCGAAGCCGCCGGACTCGACGGGACCCGGATCACCGCCCACTCGATGCGCGCCGGCCACGCCACCACCGCCGCACTCGCCGGCGTTCCACTCGACCGGATCGCTGCGCAGACCCGGCACAAGGACATCGGCGTCCTCGTCAACCGATACATCCGGCCTCTCGAAGCGCTCGCGGCCACGTCCAGCAAGGACCTCGGCCTCTGA
- a CDS encoding TetR/AcrR family transcriptional regulator: MTASHAGRQPTAKSPRRPGPKAWLSQERIVAAAFRVSEQAGAQGITFQAIGDELEAHPTAIYRHFRTKDDLMLALLDALHAEALEATPQPGGDWVQELRELARATHAAFMRHPHVAQFSGARTARRQHEFAKVDRVIGCMLRAGFSPEDAARNYRVFSDFVLAYSAQDASLAALDTDTKNTDMRAWTVDYRTLPREEYPNIHAVAHALPALDDPQNFETALEMMLESLQSSARTTSGTG; this comes from the coding sequence GTGACAGCCTCGCACGCAGGCCGCCAGCCCACCGCCAAGAGTCCGCGTCGGCCCGGGCCCAAGGCGTGGCTCAGCCAGGAGCGCATCGTCGCGGCGGCCTTCCGAGTCTCCGAACAGGCAGGTGCGCAAGGCATCACGTTCCAAGCCATCGGCGATGAGCTCGAGGCGCACCCCACCGCCATCTACCGTCACTTCCGCACGAAGGACGACCTGATGCTCGCCCTTCTCGACGCGCTGCACGCCGAGGCGCTCGAAGCGACCCCACAACCCGGCGGGGACTGGGTCCAGGAGTTGCGAGAGCTGGCCCGAGCCACCCACGCCGCCTTCATGCGGCACCCTCACGTCGCGCAGTTCTCCGGCGCACGTACTGCCCGCCGGCAGCACGAGTTCGCGAAGGTGGACCGCGTCATCGGCTGCATGCTGCGGGCCGGCTTCTCGCCCGAGGACGCGGCACGCAACTACCGCGTGTTCAGCGACTTCGTGCTCGCCTACTCCGCACAAGACGCCAGCCTGGCAGCGCTCGACACCGATACCAAGAACACCGACATGCGCGCCTGGACTGTTGACTACCGGACGCTGCCGCGCGAGGAGTACCCGAACATCCACGCCGTCGCCCACGCACTGCCCGCCCTCGACGACCCACAGAACTTCGAGACCGCACTCGAGATGATGCTCGAGTCACTGCAGTCCAGCGCCAGGACGACCTCCGGGACTGGCTGA
- a CDS encoding ABC transporter substrate-binding protein yields the protein MTTTRILRSRLALATCGALGLALVTGCTAGTKASSSGGDGESRLGDLQVLTEEATSEVDSVKWNVFQGEPSTVDPFRSADYTPNMINSNMCETLLSQTNEFDIAPNLAESFENPDPLHWVYTLRDDVTFWDGTPMTAEDVAWSLEHNRTDPATFYNYLYSNVESVDVTGEHEVTVTLKRPDYLFNDELASFAGVVVQKKHYEANEDTYGSPATGVMCTGPYMYEKWTKGESITLARNDDYWNDELQPKVRTFEFTFLVDSAAITSALLSGEIDGTYFVPEAGIDQLRNSGRGTVTAGPAPLNLTFVYANSDGAAANPEVRKALQMAIDWKGIAESVYKDTAEPLKIQTPRYAFGAANDDLQEYVDTLPEPPSAKYEEAKKIVDALPASVRSEEISMVLPAVAETQQFALAVKDAATRIGLNFKLKVVPETGYSNYLYDPATRGDIDIFYTTFWSNIPNPLDWLSLTAVTGGLFNQYGYTGIDDLFAEAQGTKDPAKQAELILQMEEKLREDLLPMVPGLEIHNTVWMNNRITGAPAAFNFLYYPWAAHVGGTE from the coding sequence ATGACAACGACCCGCATACTCCGATCACGCCTAGCGCTGGCCACCTGCGGCGCCCTGGGCCTCGCGCTCGTCACTGGGTGCACCGCCGGCACCAAGGCGTCGTCCTCCGGCGGCGACGGGGAGTCCCGCCTGGGCGACCTGCAGGTCCTCACCGAGGAGGCGACCTCGGAGGTCGACTCGGTGAAGTGGAACGTCTTCCAGGGCGAGCCGTCCACCGTGGACCCGTTCCGGTCTGCGGACTACACGCCCAACATGATCAACTCGAACATGTGCGAGACGTTGCTGTCGCAGACCAACGAGTTTGATATCGCCCCCAACCTCGCAGAGTCGTTCGAAAACCCCGACCCCCTGCACTGGGTGTACACGCTGCGCGACGACGTGACCTTCTGGGACGGCACTCCGATGACCGCCGAGGACGTCGCCTGGAGCCTCGAACACAACAGGACCGACCCAGCGACGTTCTACAACTACCTCTACTCCAACGTCGAGTCCGTCGACGTCACCGGCGAGCACGAGGTCACCGTCACCCTCAAGCGCCCCGACTACCTGTTCAACGACGAGCTCGCCAGCTTCGCTGGCGTCGTCGTGCAGAAGAAGCACTACGAAGCCAACGAGGACACCTACGGCTCGCCGGCCACCGGAGTGATGTGCACCGGCCCGTACATGTACGAGAAGTGGACGAAGGGCGAGTCCATCACGCTCGCCCGCAACGACGACTACTGGAACGACGAGCTCCAGCCCAAGGTCCGCACCTTCGAGTTCACCTTCCTCGTCGACTCCGCCGCCATCACCTCCGCCTTGCTCTCCGGCGAAATCGACGGCACCTACTTCGTCCCCGAGGCCGGCATCGACCAGCTGCGCAACAGCGGTCGGGGCACCGTCACCGCGGGGCCCGCGCCGCTGAACCTCACCTTCGTCTACGCCAACTCCGACGGCGCCGCCGCGAACCCAGAGGTGCGCAAGGCGCTGCAGATGGCGATCGACTGGAAGGGCATCGCGGAGTCGGTGTACAAGGACACCGCCGAGCCGCTGAAGATCCAGACACCCCGGTACGCGTTCGGAGCAGCCAACGACGATCTCCAGGAGTACGTCGACACCCTGCCCGAACCACCGTCAGCCAAATACGAGGAAGCCAAGAAGATCGTCGACGCGCTTCCCGCCTCCGTCCGGTCCGAAGAGATCTCCATGGTCCTGCCCGCAGTCGCCGAGACCCAGCAGTTCGCCCTCGCCGTGAAGGACGCGGCCACCCGGATCGGGCTGAACTTCAAGCTCAAGGTCGTCCCCGAAACCGGCTACTCGAACTACCTGTACGACCCTGCCACCCGCGGCGACATCGACATCTTCTACACCACCTTCTGGTCCAACATCCCCAACCCGCTTGACTGGCTCAGCCTGACCGCCGTCACGGGAGGCCTGTTCAACCAGTACGGCTACACCGGCATCGACGACCTCTTCGCCGAAGCCCAGGGCACCAAGGACCCGGCCAAGCAGGCCGAGCTGATCCTGCAGATGGAGGAGAAGCTCCGCGAAGACCTCCTGCCGATGGTTCCCGGCCTCGAGATCCACAACACCGTGTGGATGAACAACCGCATCACCGGAGCACCGGCTGCGTTCAACTTCCTGTACTACCCGTGGGCCGCCCACGTCGGTGGAACAGAATGA
- a CDS encoding ABC transporter ATP-binding protein: protein MTTTKHDANHPVNGSEAPVLVVEGLTKAYQSRGREPVVAASEVSFELRSGGSLGIVGESGSGKTTTAKMLIGLEKPTSGRILLNGVDHTDPPKRVRDWRSRGRQIQMVFQDPFTSLDRRQRVRDCLLEVVRIHGSDSGNARARVDELAEMVGLDQRQLRAMPRALSGGQRQRVAIARALAAEPRIVILDEAVSALDVSIQAQILNLLADIREQTGVSYLFISHDLAVIRQLTDDTIVMRDGLVVERGTTADVLDRPTHAYTQLLRDSVPRPGWRPPATRQPELVGATSSEAAPTPSEEPTS from the coding sequence GTGACTACGACCAAGCATGACGCCAACCACCCTGTGAACGGCTCCGAAGCTCCGGTCCTCGTCGTCGAAGGCCTCACCAAGGCCTACCAGTCCCGGGGCCGCGAGCCCGTCGTGGCAGCCTCCGAGGTGTCGTTCGAGCTGCGCAGCGGAGGTTCGCTGGGCATCGTGGGAGAGTCGGGCTCCGGCAAGACCACTACCGCCAAAATGCTCATCGGACTCGAGAAGCCAACCTCCGGCCGCATCCTCCTCAACGGCGTCGACCACACCGACCCGCCCAAGCGAGTGCGGGACTGGCGCTCACGCGGCCGACAGATCCAGATGGTCTTCCAGGACCCGTTCACCTCGCTGGACCGACGCCAACGCGTCCGCGACTGCCTTCTCGAAGTCGTGCGCATCCACGGCAGCGACAGCGGCAACGCTCGCGCCCGCGTTGACGAGCTCGCCGAGATGGTCGGACTCGACCAGCGGCAGCTGCGCGCCATGCCCCGCGCACTGTCCGGAGGACAACGCCAAAGGGTCGCGATCGCCCGCGCGCTCGCGGCGGAACCGCGCATCGTCATCCTCGACGAAGCCGTCTCCGCGCTCGATGTGTCCATCCAGGCACAGATCCTGAACCTGCTCGCCGACATCCGCGAACAGACCGGCGTCAGCTACCTGTTCATCAGCCACGACCTGGCTGTGATCCGCCAGCTCACCGACGACACGATCGTCATGCGCGACGGGCTGGTCGTCGAGCGGGGCACCACCGCCGACGTCCTCGACAGGCCGACTCACGCCTACACCCAGCTCTTGCGCGACAGCGTCCCCCGACCGGGGTGGCGTCCGCCCGCGACGCGGCAGCCCGAACTCGTTGGCGCCACCTCATCCGAGGCCGCCCCTACCCCCAGTGAGGAACCGACTTCATGA
- a CDS encoding ABC transporter ATP-binding protein, translating to MTALLQVDRLSVQLPVDGTMRTVLREVSFEVEAGKTLGLVGESGSGKSMTARTIDRLLPPGAKVGGRVTFDGTSVLDLRGSALRKYRSNDVSMIFQDPRAHTNPVRTIGDFLTEALRYNRGTAKKAARAEAVRLLAAVGIGDGERRLEQYPHELSGGLLQRVMIAANLAAKPRLILADEPTTALDVTTQAEVMGILANLQREHGMAMLFITHDLELAAAVCDETVVMYAGTVVERRQSDILHVDPLHPYTAALMRARPDIDHAVERLPAIQGHPTSAYEAPTGCSFAPRCEYVQPKCREAEPALEVLDGGHTRCRRSTELRGRLLEPVTPVTAPTSPQTDATTGTTTGTTTGPTSDPTSGPTTERTVVL from the coding sequence ATGACCGCCCTCCTCCAAGTCGACCGGCTCTCCGTGCAGTTGCCCGTCGACGGAACCATGCGCACAGTGCTGCGCGAAGTGTCCTTTGAAGTTGAAGCCGGCAAGACGCTCGGCCTGGTCGGAGAATCCGGGTCCGGCAAGTCCATGACCGCGCGCACCATCGACCGACTTCTGCCACCAGGAGCCAAGGTAGGCGGGCGCGTCACCTTCGACGGCACGTCCGTGCTCGACCTGCGCGGCTCCGCACTGCGCAAGTACCGCAGCAACGACGTGTCCATGATCTTCCAAGATCCCCGCGCCCACACCAACCCGGTGCGCACCATCGGCGACTTCCTCACCGAGGCGCTGCGCTACAACCGCGGAACCGCCAAGAAGGCAGCCCGAGCAGAAGCGGTCCGTCTCCTCGCCGCGGTCGGCATCGGCGACGGCGAAAGGCGCCTGGAGCAGTACCCGCACGAGCTGTCCGGCGGTCTGCTGCAACGGGTCATGATCGCTGCCAACCTCGCCGCCAAGCCCCGGCTCATCCTGGCCGACGAACCGACCACGGCACTGGACGTCACGACCCAGGCCGAGGTCATGGGGATCCTCGCGAACCTCCAACGAGAGCATGGCATGGCGATGCTGTTCATCACCCACGACCTCGAGCTCGCCGCGGCTGTGTGCGACGAAACCGTCGTGATGTACGCCGGAACCGTCGTGGAACGACGGCAGTCGGACATCCTGCATGTCGACCCCCTCCACCCGTACACCGCCGCGCTCATGCGGGCCAGGCCCGACATCGACCACGCCGTCGAGCGTCTGCCAGCCATCCAGGGTCACCCCACCAGCGCCTACGAGGCCCCAACGGGATGCTCGTTCGCGCCGCGCTGTGAGTACGTCCAACCGAAGTGCCGTGAAGCAGAGCCCGCGCTTGAGGTCCTCGACGGCGGTCACACCCGGTGCCGGCGCAGCACCGAGCTGCGCGGCCGGCTGCTGGAGCCGGTCACGCCAGTCACGGCCCCCACATCCCCGCAGACCGACGCGACAACGGGCACGACAACAGGCACGACGACTGGCCCGACGTCTGACCCGACAAGTGGCCCCACGACGGAGCGGACGGTGGTCCTGTGA